CATCTGCCGGATGATTTCTTCGTCGATTTGAATGTGGCGGCGCCCTTGCCCACCCGCCAAAGCCTGGAGGACAGCAGCGACCTGAACCAGCGCCTGAAAGCGGCGGGCGGCAACATCTCCCATCTGGCGCGGGAACTGGGCGTAAGCCGCAACACCCTGTACAAGCGCCTGCGCCAGCACGACGGTTGATCTAGAGCGGTTTGACCACCACCATCAGGTCGGTGAAGTACTCCACCCGGATCGGCAGATTGTCGGCCAGCGCCGAGAGCGCCGCCGCCGTGTCATCGAGCTTGAACACCCCGGAAACGCGCAGGTTTTTCAACGCCTGGGCATCGAAGCGCACCAAGCCGTGACGGTAGCTGGCCAGGGTTTGCAGCACCTCACTCAGCGGTTGGTCGTTGACCTTGAGCAGGCCACGGGTCCAGGCATCCGGATCGGCGCTGGCGGTCGCCTGTACAGGCCCCGCGTGGCCATGATCAAGAACCGTGCGCTGCCCGGCCGCGACCTTGACGCCCTCACCCGTGTCACCTTGGACCGCCACGGTGGACTCGATCACCGTAACCACGGTGCTGCCGTCCGCCGCACGCTTGACCAGATAACGCGTGCCCAAGGCCGTGGCCGTGCCTTGATCGGTACGCACCACGAACGGCCGTTGCGCGTCCTTGGCCACGTCAACCCATAGCTCGCCTTGCAGCAGTTCGATCACGCGCTGGTGGCCGTCGAATTTCACGTCCACCGCCGAATTGCTGTTGAGCTGCAACTGGCTACCGTCTTCGAGGGCGACCTGGCGGCGCTCGCCGACGCCGGTGCGCTGGTCGGCCATCCACACCGGCATGTGCTGCACACCGAACCAGCCGCACAGCACTACGCCGAGCACACCCACGGCCTGCACCCTGCGCGAGCGCCGTGGCGCAAAGGCGCGATTCAAGGCAATACGTGCCGGTTGGGCGGGCAAGGTGTCGAAGTTGCCCCAGAGCGAGCGCATGCGCTCGATGGCCACGGCATGGCGTGGGTCGGCCTGGCACCAGGTGTTGAAAGCGTGACGCTCGGCCTCACTGACGTCTTCGTCGTGCAGCCGCGTCAGCCAATTCGCCGCTTGTTGAATGATCTGCTCAGAGTTCACGGCAACGGGTCCGCCGCGTACAGGCTGTGGTAGCAATGCACCAGCGCGGTGGACAGGTAATTTTTGACCGTGCTGGGTGACACCTCAAGGCGTGCGGCGATCTCACTGTAGGTGAGCCCGTCCAGGCGGCTTAACAGGAAGGCTTCACGGGTTTTTGCGGGCAGGCCGGCGAGCATCTCGGCGATGCGCTCCAGGGCTTGCAGCGCCACGTGGATGGCGGCCGGGTCGGGCATGCCGGCGTCTTCGCACTGCACCACCAAGGCTTGCAGGTAGGCCTTTTCGATGTTCCGGCGCCGCGCCCCATCGATCAACAGGCGCCCGGCGGTGGTGGCGAGAAAGGCGCGAGGCTCCTTGATGGTGTGCGGCTCGGCCAGCATCAACACACGGATAAACGCATCGTGGGCCAGGTCGGCGGCGTACTGGGAACACCCGAGCTTTTTGCGCAGCCAGCCGTGCAACCAGCCATGGTGCTCGCTGTACATCGCCGTAAGGGTCTGCTGACGGGCGCAATCGCCCGGCGCGGCCGGAATGTCATGCATGCGCAAAAACTTCTCAAATGGGAAATATTACCAATTGCGCAAACAATGCCAGTAAAACGGCGATGGGGCAAGGGCCACTCGGGTGGGCCGGTGCTGTGGGCGGGCTTGTGTGGGAGGTGGTCTGGGTGGATGCTGGTCTGTGTGGGAGCTGGCTTGCCTGCGATGCAGGCGCCTCGGTCATTCAGTTGAACTGAGGTGATGCCATCGCAGGCAAGCCAGCTCCCACACAAGCCCTGCTCCCACAGTTAGACCTTGTTGACAGTTAAATCGGCTTAGCGCCAGCTCCACGACACACCGGTATAGACGCCGCGACCATCGGCCGGTGTAGAGCGCGCCACATCCACCCCCTTGTCGTCATAACCCGGTGTGACGGTATTGGCATAACGCCGGTTGGTAAGGTTGCGCAGATCAACCCAGGCTTGCCAGTCCTGTTTCGGCGCGTCGTAGCCGAAGGTGGCGCCCAGGGTTGTGTACGCCGCCGCGTAGTAAGAGTTGGCGTAATCCACCGCCACCCGTGAAGCATGCTCGGTATTGAGGCTGGTGTAGAAACCGGTCGGGTGGCTGTAGCGTACTTGCGCCTGGTAGTAATGCTTGGGGATGCCCGGCAAGGTGTTGGCGCCGAAGCGGTCGTCGTCGCGGTAGTGGAAATCGCTGTAGGTGTAGGCCTGGCGCAAGGCTACCTGGCCATTACCACCGCCGTCCCACAGTGGGCTGAGCAGGCTCAGTTCCACGCCCTGGTGCACGGTGGGGCTGGCGTTGGCTTCGGCGACGACGGCGCTGCTGGTCTGTGTCTGCGCCTGGGTTTCCACCGTGAGCAGTTCGTGACGCACTTCGGAGCGGTACAGCGCCAGGTCCCACTGGCCGAACCATTGCTCACCGCGCCCGCCTATCTCCAGGGTGGTGGCGGTCTGATTGCGCAAGCTCACGCCTTCGCGGGCCAGTCCGTTAGCGGGGCCTCCCGAAAAGTACTTGTTGGAACCCCAGATCATCGACCATGCGTGGGGCGGCTCCACCGAACGGCTCAGGTTGCCGTACACCTGCAACTGCGGGGTGAAGTCATAACGCAGGCCGATGCGCGGCGCGTAGTCCCAATCATGCTGGCTGAGCGGCGCCTGCCCTTCGGGGTAGCTGACCTGGGTTTCGCGGCGGGTGTAGATCGCCGCCAGGCCGGTGGTCAACCACAGGTCTTGCGCCAGTTCCAGCTCGTTGCCGATATGCAGCACCGTGTCGGAACCCAGGTAGCTGTAGTCGCGGGTTTTGGTGCCGGGGGCGTAATAGGTGGCAGGGTTGCTCGACGGCACGCGCACATATTCCGAGGCGCCGTTGTTGGGCATCGCCTGGGTGGTGCGCAGGCCAAGGGTGGTTTTGCTGTCGTGGCCAAACCAACTGTCCTGGCGAATGTAGTTCAGGGTACCGCTCACATCGGTGTAGGCGACTTTCAGGCGGTTGAGCCCTTCGCGCAAATCCATCGGGTAATCGTGGTAGGCGAGCCCCACCTCGACGCGGGAACTGTCATCGAGCTGCAAGGTGGTCTTGTTGGCGATCCAGGTCGAGCCCGGCTGCAGGCGTTTCGAGTCGCGGGCGGCGTTGAGGCGGTTGGCGGCGCTTGGGTCGTGGCTGATCTGGTAGCGCGTCAACTTGCCGGGGCTGTCGTTGGCGGTTTCGCGGTAGCGAAAATAGAAGCGCGTCTCCAGGTCCGGGTTGAAGCGATAGCCAAAGTTGGCCGCAATGCCCTTGCCGGTGCCGGCGCTCTGGTGCTGGTAGCCGTCGGATTCGGAGTCGGTGAGGCTGATGTAGTAGTCGGCGTCGCCCAGCACCTGGCCGGAGCTGATTTCGCGCTGGGCATAACCGCGACTGCCCACTTCATAGCGCACCTGCAACTTCGGCGCGTCATAACCGGTATGCGTGACATAGTTGACCGAGCCACCGAGGGCCAGGGCGCCCTGGTCAAAACCGTTGGCACCGCGCAGCACCTCGACGCGGCTTTGCCACAGCGGGTCCTTGAGTTCATAGGGCGTGCCGCCGGGGCCGGTGAGCGGCAAACCGTCGAGCATTTCATACAGGCCCGAGGCGTGGGAGCCGGGGCTGCGGTTCAGGCCGGAACCGCGGATCGACAGCTTCACCCCTTCATTATTCGCCGCTTTGGCGTAAACGCCGGCCTGGTACTTGAACACGTCTTCGTTGGTGCTGACGCGTCCCTGCTGCACGCTGCTCATATCGATGAAGTTGGTGCCGCCGGGCACGCTCTTGAGCTGTGCCTGGGCCACTTCACCGGCGCTGGCCTCGCTGCTGGAGACTTCGACCGGGGCCAGTTGCAGGGTGTCGGCTTGCGCCAGTGAACTGAAGGTCAGGGCAGCAAACAGCAATGGGGGTTGGCGCAACAACATGGGGTTAAATCCTTGGCATTCGGGGGCGTGACAAAGCCTGGGCCATCACGCGAACAGTGATGGGAAGCCAGGCAGGCTCGCCAGGTCACTCCTTATTAACGGACCAGACCCTTCCCACAACAGCATCGGACCGGGATTATTTTCTAAGTCCAAAATTGCATTAACACATGCAAACTCAGTATTTAAAGAAATAACCAGCACGCATTACTGTGGGGTCATTGAGTCGCTCACGAGATCCCACCATGCACACATCCGCCAGCGTTATTGACTTCACCCTCCACCGCAAACGCCGCCAGGCACGTGCAGCGGCCGAGCTGATGTGGGCGATGTACGCGGCACGCGCGGGGCTTGCGGTGTTCACCGCTCACACCGCTGCGGCCAGTGATACGCGCCGGGCGTAACGCCGATGAATTTTTTACAGGTACTGCCCGAATCAGCCGAAACACTGCCAAAACCTGCGATTGAGGATGACGACACCAGCCTGTGCGTGGCGCAGAACCTGCAACGTTTACGCAGTAAACGCCACCTCTCGCTGGACGGGCTGGCACGCGCGTGCGGCGTGAGCCGTGCGATGTTGGCGCAGATCGAGTCCGGCCGCAGCGTGCCGTCAATCAAGGTGCTGTGCAAAATTGCCAAGGGCTTGAAGGTGTCGGTCGCGGCCTTTCTGGAGGACCGTGCCTTTGAAGGCGTCGAGGTGTTGCCGGCGCAACAGAGCAAACGCCTGGTGAGTGCCGACGGAGCCTTTGTCAGCCGTGCGTTGTTTCCCTTTGATACCGCGCGCCAATCGGAATTTTACGAAATCCGCCTGCGTGCGCTCGGCGAAGAAATTTCCGCCGGCCACGGCCCCGGCATTCAGGAAAACCTCGTGGTGGCCCAGGGCGTACTGGAAGTCAGCGTCAACGATGAGCGCTACTTGCTCTCCACCGGCGACTCGATTCTGTTCTACGCCGACCAGCCCCACCGCTACCGCAACCCGGCGGACAGCGAGGCGGTGGCATTTTTGGTGATCACCTACCCGGAACGCCTGGACTGAATGCAAAAAGCCCCGAAAAGTCGGGGCTTTTTGCACCTGTGTTACACAGCAGCGATCAGCAGGTGCAGCACATCATCGGCATGCCGTTGCAGCTCATCATCATCGGCATGGCGCAGTCGTTCATCAGTTTGTTCATCAGCATGCAGCAGTTTTCCATCATGGCCATGCTCATGCCTGGCATCGGCATCATTTTGCACATCATGCTGTCGCCCATCACGCTGCATTCCATCATGCATTTCATCATCGGCATCGGCATCGACATGCCCATCATCGGCATGTTCATGTCAGCCATCATCTTCATGGCATCGGCCGACATGCACAGCATCGACATGTTTGCGCACTGCATCATCATC
The window above is part of the Pseudomonas sp. KBS0710 genome. Proteins encoded here:
- a CDS encoding helix-turn-helix domain-containing protein, encoding MNFLQVLPESAETLPKPAIEDDDTSLCVAQNLQRLRSKRHLSLDGLARACGVSRAMLAQIESGRSVPSIKVLCKIAKGLKVSVAAFLEDRAFEGVEVLPAQQSKRLVSADGAFVSRALFPFDTARQSEFYEIRLRALGEEISAGHGPGIQENLVVAQGVLEVSVNDERYLLSTGDSILFYADQPHRYRNPADSEAVAFLVITYPERLD
- a CDS encoding TonB-dependent receptor domain-containing protein — protein: MLLRQPPLLFAALTFSSLAQADTLQLAPVEVSSSEASAGEVAQAQLKSVPGGTNFIDMSSVQQGRVSTNEDVFKYQAGVYAKAANNEGVKLSIRGSGLNRSPGSHASGLYEMLDGLPLTGPGGTPYELKDPLWQSRVEVLRGANGFDQGALALGGSVNYVTHTGYDAPKLQVRYEVGSRGYAQREISSGQVLGDADYYISLTDSESDGYQHQSAGTGKGIAANFGYRFNPDLETRFYFRYRETANDSPGKLTRYQISHDPSAANRLNAARDSKRLQPGSTWIANKTTLQLDDSSRVEVGLAYHDYPMDLREGLNRLKVAYTDVSGTLNYIRQDSWFGHDSKTTLGLRTTQAMPNNGASEYVRVPSSNPATYYAPGTKTRDYSYLGSDTVLHIGNELELAQDLWLTTGLAAIYTRRETQVSYPEGQAPLSQHDWDYAPRIGLRYDFTPQLQVYGNLSRSVEPPHAWSMIWGSNKYFSGGPANGLAREGVSLRNQTATTLEIGGRGEQWFGQWDLALYRSEVRHELLTVETQAQTQTSSAVVAEANASPTVHQGVELSLLSPLWDGGGNGQVALRQAYTYSDFHYRDDDRFGANTLPGIPKHYYQAQVRYSHPTGFYTSLNTEHASRVAVDYANSYYAAAYTTLGATFGYDAPKQDWQAWVDLRNLTNRRYANTVTPGYDDKGVDVARSTPADGRGVYTGVSWSWR
- a CDS encoding sigma-70 family RNA polymerase sigma factor; its protein translation is MHDIPAAPGDCARQQTLTAMYSEHHGWLHGWLRKKLGCSQYAADLAHDAFIRVLMLAEPHTIKEPRAFLATTAGRLLIDGARRRNIEKAYLQALVVQCEDAGMPDPAAIHVALQALERIAEMLAGLPAKTREAFLLSRLDGLTYSEIAARLEVSPSTVKNYLSTALVHCYHSLYAADPLP
- a CDS encoding FecR family protein; this encodes MNSEQIIQQAANWLTRLHDEDVSEAERHAFNTWCQADPRHAVAIERMRSLWGNFDTLPAQPARIALNRAFAPRRSRRVQAVGVLGVVLCGWFGVQHMPVWMADQRTGVGERRQVALEDGSQLQLNSNSAVDVKFDGHQRVIELLQGELWVDVAKDAQRPFVVRTDQGTATALGTRYLVKRAADGSTVVTVIESTVAVQGDTGEGVKVAAGQRTVLDHGHAGPVQATASADPDAWTRGLLKVNDQPLSEVLQTLASYRHGLVRFDAQALKNLRVSGVFKLDDTAAALSALADNLPIRVEYFTDLMVVVKPL